The sequence AACAAGGTGAATGAAGTGGAGAAGAAAGAAGCTGAAATCAAGCATATGGAGGACAAAGTTTTAAAAAGAGAGCAGGcattagataaaaaattgGATAAGCTTaaggagaaagagaaagaatttGAGTCGAAATCAAAAGCCctgaaggaaaaggagaagacCATCAAATCTGAGGAAAAGAACTTGGAAAATGAGAAACGCCAATTGAACTCTGATAAAGAGAATTTTCTGAATCTCAAGGCTGAACTCGAGAAGATAAGAGCTGCAAATGAAGAACAGCTGCTGAAAATTCGTGAGGAGAAGGATCAGCTCAAAGTAAATGAAGAAGAGAGGGTTGAGTATGTTCGCTTGCAATCTGAACTGAAAGAGGAGATAGAGAAGTGCAGGCTTCAAGAACAGCTCTTTCTGAAAGAGGTTGAAGATTTAAAACAGCAAAAGGAGAACTTTGAGAGAGAGTGGGATGATCTTGATGAGAAAAGGGTTGAGATTGAGAAACAATTGAAGAGCATTAGTGAACAAAGGGAGAAGTTTGAAAAGCAGAAAGCctcagaagaagaaagaataaagCATGAAAAGCAGAATGTGGAGGACTATGTTATAAGGGAGAGGGAAGCTCTTGAAATTGCCAAAGAATCTTTTGAGGCCAATATGGAGCATGAGCGCTCTGCACTTGCTGAGAAAGCTCTAAGTGAGAGACAACAAATGCTGCATGAATTTGAACTGCAGAAGAGTGAACTTGGGAATGATCTGCAGATAAAGCAGGAGGGAATGGAAAAAGTTTTGCAAGAGAAGGAGAAATTGTTTGAGGAAGAGAAGGAGAGAGAATTAAAGAACATTAATTTCTTAAGAGATCTAGCTAGAAGGGAAATGGAGGAAATGAAATTTGAAAGACTTaggatagaaaaagaaaggcaagaaattgaagaaaataaaaagcatcTTCAAGAGCAACAACTTGAAATGCGAGATGATATCGATAAGCTTGGTGATCTTAGCAAGAAACTGAAGGACCACAGAGAACAATTTGTTAAAGAGAAAGAacgttttattttatttgttgaaCAGCATAAGAGTTGCAAGAACTGTGGTGAAATAACCTCTGAGTTTGTGCTTTCTGATTTAATATCTTcacaagaaattgaaaaagcaGTGCTCCTTCCCAACCAAGGACTAATTCAAAGTGCAACAGGAAATTGTAATCAAAATCTGGCTGCTACTGCAGTGCAAGACAATGATATATCTCCCAGTGCAGGCCGTTCCGCGTCCCCAGTTTCTTGGCTCCGAAAATGCACGTCAAAGATATTTAGTTTCTCCCCAGGTAATAAGATGGAGCCTGCTGCTGTACAAAATTTGACTGCTCCACTTTTGGCAGAGGACAGAGAAGAACCATCAAAAAGGTTAGATTTCACTGCACATGAACCAGAGTTGTCTTTCACGATTGGAAACGATTCATTGGATGTCCAGAGGATACAATCTGATTCTAGCATTAGAGAGGCTGAAGCTGTACAGGATTTCTCTATTGATGATAAGAGCAATATTAACAATGAGGCAATACAAGTTCCGGAAGGGACTCAGCCTTCTAATGTGAAGCTTGGCCGCCAAATTCACAAGAGAGGGAGACCCAGAGTTAGTAGAACACGCTCAATGAAGGCAGTTGTACAGGATGCGAAGGCTATACTTGGGGAGTCCTTGGAGCTTAATACTGAGACAGAAGATTCTAGCCATTTAAAGGCTGAAAGCCGTGGTGAGTCTAATCTTGCAGATGAGAAAATTTCAAGAAATGCACGGAAACGGAAAAGCACTCGAGCTTCTCAAAATACAGTTAGTGAACatggtgatggtgatggtgatgaGAGTGAGGGACATTCTGATAGTATCACAGCTGGCAAGCGCAGGAAGAGGCAACAAAAAGTTGCCATTGTGCAAACTCCTGGTGAAAAGCGATACAATCTTCGACGGCCCAAAAAGTAAGTTCTCAATCTGCTATGTAGTAATTGACTTATAAGCCATGCCATGCATAAGCCATGCCGTGTTTAGTGTCATATGACCATATCTGGCAGGCCTGCTGGTTGTTACACATCATTAGATTCCTTAAATAAGGAAACATGTCCACCTACTTAATTGGCATGTCCGTACTAATTAATCTTCACAAGTTTATCTAACTTTCTCCTGAATTTGTATTACATATGAATAGAGGAGCTAAACCGTTATCTGACATTGGTCGTGAAGATAAGGAAGAAGGCGGTGTTAGGGGTCCAACTTCGACTGGAATTGCCAGTGAAAATGGTGGTAATGCACGTTTTGAGCAGGTGAGTGCTGTAAATACCATCATTTGATATTTTGAACTCCATATAAAAATCCTTGATATGTTCACgaacaaattataaatttgttaacAACATATGCTGTGTTTATTGGCAGTTGGAGGTGGTCTCAGACACTGATGCTGATTCAACCAGAAACTTGGTTGAATATGCTGCATTGAGTGAGGAGGTAAATGGCACTCCAGACGAGGGTGGGGAGTTTGGTGTTGCAGAGGAGTATAGGAGTGAATCTCATAGAGGAGATGAAGATGAcgaggaagatgaagatgaagatgaatcGGTACATCCCGGTGAAGCATCAATAGGAAAGAAGCTTTGGACTTTCTTCACGACGTAATGATGCTGAATTATGGGCGGCTATCTCTTGTGGATTCTTGAttgttttaaattcttttaggATTGCTGTTAGGAGCTCTTTGATGTGTAGTAGTGTGTATTATCAGATCAGATGTAGTTGTGGTGACACTTCAGGTCTTAATCCAGGTGGAGTGGAGGGATCTTGTGTTCTCGCCCTCTTTTCTTTGGTTAGTTTTTTAGGattttcggggttatttttgtcttttctttctttcgttggttttctattttctccttaaaaatatttttagatgatTTGATGTAGCAATGACCAGTGCATATTTAACACTGGAAACATCTTCCACATTCCAATTGTTTGTATCAAGATGCCTGTATTTTACGATAATTGACACTTTGAAAAACCCTTTCATCTTATTTCTCTCCTGCCATATCCTGTCGTTTAACAATGATTCATTGCTAATATTTAGTTCTGCTAACGAAATTGAGTTGGACGGAAGTTTTTGTTTGAGAAGACAAAAAGCTTATTAATGTTATGGATTGGAGgatcaaataaatattgtgGTTGCAACATGGCATTCTGTGACGGTCAAATTTTTTCGAGATGTTGAGaatgttttattataataaagaaatgtggattaaattgccttcattttattagtaaaacaaaattattataattttttatttaaaaccaTAAACAGTTATGAATTTCTTATGAGTTGAAAAGCAATTTTAAGACTGTATTTATCAAATAGTTTTTAGAAGTAGTAATTCAAAAACATTTATCATTAACAAATTCCTTTCTCACATAATTCATCATTCTTACTTCCATATTTACGAACAAGACAAGCCTGGATGTGCATTTGCTaatactctctctctctctctctctctctctctcccctgTTTAACATAACATGCAAATAAGTTTcaaagttaaaatcatattagTACATCCGGGTTCATTTTGCTTTCCATTTCCCGGATGTACATATTACTGTTATctgattcttttaaaattctttcatATTTCATCTCTCTCAGAATTGGACAACCAATCAAATAGATCTTCCAGATCCAAGTGAAGTGTAGGCTGAAATTCATTTAGCTAAAAGAACTAGTGTCATGTtcataaaatcttagatttcTATGATATACGCAGCAGCAACACATAAGATACTAATTAATAACTGAGTTGAGTCCAGCTATACACTTGCAAACAAGATCTGATGATATGGACGCTCAAAATGTTGTATCAGCCTAAGACCTAACTAAAACTAGAGAAAGTTACCTATCTTATGGCACTCCATTTCCACCTTTCAAGAGGGGAAAAACTTGAGCTAATTTACTTTACTAAATAGGCGTCAAAACTTGGTTTTTTGCCTTACATTTCTTTAAAACTCGAAGAACTGTACAGTTGGGTCTCGAAAAGCTGTATACTTGGTTAGTGATGTTGGTTATCTCCTATACACTTGGACTGTTCAGTTACCCTGAGAAAATTTTGGGTGCTTGCGATCCTAATAATCCTCCAAGAGAGTCTCCGGTTACAGTGCATGCATATGACTCTTCAAATCTCTACAAATTTAGCACAAAGTATTTATAAGGACTTGATAGTTTATGATGGAAAGAAATGAGAGATTAGGAAGATAAACATTGGAAATGGTAAGTTTGCCTGACCTGCAGCGCGGCACGCAGCAATCTGCTTGCCTGCAAAATTTTGCATGAATCCAAAGTATCTTCCACGCCTTTATGCAGCCCGGACAACCTCTTCTGATCCGAATGGTGCAATTAGATGCATGGTAGAGCAACCTTCTAACCAGAAGGCAGTTTGGGTAAGAACAGGGTTCACCATTGGTTGTTCTACATTGCGAGGCATGTTGTAGAACATATAGCAGTTCCTTTAGCTGCACCAACATATTAGAAAGCAAATAAATTTGAAGTGCTCCACTCAGTTAACTAATTGTCATTCCTGAGTATATTATCAACTTATAAAAGCTAAATGCTGCataacaaaaattttatattaaacaatGGTAAAACCTATTAATTCATCCCTAAACTATATGAGTTTTTGGCATTGGGTCCTTAATAAATCATTGGGTTTGAAAAGgtagttaaattaataaattgaccAACACTGTTTActctaaaaactaaaaaaataaataattccaGAATAAATAAGAAACCCATCCCTAGTATCTCATAGCATACTTTACATCTACTGCTACTCAATCTCATCTCTGCCAACACTGAAAAATCACAGCTTCTCTGCAAACACctagaaattataaagcttCAAATAAGAAGCAGCATACTCCATCAGCACAGAATTTCTCTCTTCTTACTCTGAATCTATCGCAGAAGAAAAAATTGTAGGAGCACAGCCTCTATCGATTACAAGATGTCTAAAACCCTTCAACAGCAATCTCTTCCTGTCACAACTCTGGACAGAGAAGATGACACCTCCAATCTCAAACCCAGCAAATAATTAACTGTTCGAGCGGCTGAAAGAAATTGCTTTTGAAGTTTAGATCCATAATATTATGTTGTTATTGCTGATTCTTTTGCTATAGGAAGGGAAgtttttatttggaattcttgATTTGCTGGGTTTTCTTTATTATGAATCCAAATCCTTGCTGGTTCTTCAAATTgtagagaataaaaaaaaggggAAACTTCAGTAAACTATCCTATGAGTTAATGTATCTTCATTTTAAGGTTTGTGGTTTGCTTTTTGTCATTTTGGTACCTTGTGAATATGACCGTTAGCAAATAACGGTCAAATTGCATAACGGTGTTATGCAAGTGTTAATGTGATAGTTGGAAGAACAGTGGCTATTGCGTGCCACGTTAGAGTCTCTTAATGATATTATGCAATTTGGCCATTATTTGCTAACTGTCATATTCACAGGGTACTAAAGTGAAAAAAAGCAAACCACAGACCATAAagtgaaaatatattaaaccaTAAGGTAttttaatgaagttttctttaaaaagaattattaaattaagaagaTATAAGATCTGTGTTGATCATTTAACATTAATTGCGAATCTAATTCTACTTGCGAAACAAGTTGTCAGTAGGCTAAGTGACTTTATTGCTATGACCTGATCGCTTACTTTCCAAGTGTCAGTGATAGTTCTACTTCTCTCTTCTAGGTTCTTTGATGATTAAAGGGCTATTggtttttagaatttttaggCAATTTTCTGGATTTCCTTATCTCTCATTTTAATGTTGATTTATGAATTATATCGACATGAATTTAGATTTGTTTTGGTgtctaaaagaaataaaagaaacagagCCACAAGGGTGAAGTAGAACAAACAGAGCAATAGAGAGAATATTATGATTTTCGTTTTCTAATgggaaaaaaaattgatatataaaattgtcACTCCCTTTTCACAGTGCATTTTTACGTGCTTTTAACTTTGGTCAAATATGTCCTTAATAATGTCAACAAAAACAACAGTTTAAATCCATTTAAAACCTAATAAGACGTTAAGGACCTAATGCCAAAAACTCGTTTAGTTCAGACTAAACAATGGGTTTTGCCTTGATATATCTACAACAATTATAAATCTCAATTGTCGTATAGACacataaagaaacaaaatggaTTTCAGATTTTGCTATTAAGACAATGATTTAAAGGAGGGAATATCAAATTAAGTTCTTCATACCTTGAGTAATCCCCGCCATGCATCTCTATTCTCAGTCTCACAATTAGCAGCAGAAGACTGATAAGCCAACTTATGAATACGAAATAGACCAAATTTCTTATTACGGCATGTGGCACAAACATTCCTATCCTCGGCATTGATATCCTGCTGACAAATGTTGCAGGTGGTTGCAGTAGTGGACATTATTGGATTATGAAGATGATGCAGGATCATCATTGAAGAATGCTTAGCTCGTCGAAGTGTGTCAAACTGATGGTGATTCTTCTGACAGAAACCTAATAAGGTATGCCTATTTTCAAATAACCAACTATCCAGAATAACATCTTCATCCTTGGTATCAGATGGAATATCGTCCACCATAAtctgaaaagagaaaaatgaaatatagaAATCAAAAATGCCAACTTAGTATTTACAAAGACAAAACTTCATATCAGTTTCGACAATGGGATTAACCTTAGAGAGTAGATGTTTTTCTTTGCTACTTATAGCGTGTGTGTCCCCTCCATTGAGGCTGTGCTCCAGATCATGGCATCTGCAgatcataaattaaataacaaaaccACAAATCGTCAGCATAAAATGTGGAGAAGTAGTTAAAACCATGTGAGATAGATATGAGGTTCCATCTACACCAAAGAGCATAGAGCAGATGGCAAGGATTTCTTTTCCTCTGAATCTGAAAGTGAGAACTATGTTAGCATGCAAGTTACCTTTCACATAGCTGAAAATTTTTGCATTGACTGCAAAACCATCGCTGCCCATATGATATCACTTCGTGGCAGGATGTGCAAACAAATTGCAAATGGAGAACAAAGAAATCCTCCTTAACAGGAAAGATAGTTTGCCCTAGCtgataaagtaaaaaaaaaaaaaagtaaagttaGAATAACAAACACTTGTTAATAATCCAACCAAACAGAAACTGACAGCAAATATCTTCATcagcttcaaataaaatattctataCTTCTTCCAGCTTCATTGATGAACTAATATGGAGATAAATGCATCATAGGGTGCATGTAACCTAATAAAGGTGACTGTTGATCTATGAATATGTCATTGCAGAAATTTCATCATATAAATGGATGTAGACTTCCCATCATATTGGCTCAACTACAAATATTTCAGAAGAAATGTAAAATGGCTGATTAATTACCTTCCAACTCCATACAACTACAGAAGCCAATGTTCAAACTAAAAGAATGTGTAAATATACGTGATATTCCAGAAACACAAATCCTTATGCTTCTtgtcaaaaaatttacattGGCGAGCAAGGTTGCAACACCATATGGTTCCTACTTACTATTTTGAAACAGATAAATACCACCCACAACACATGTAGCAGCTATAATCTAGTCATATGCAAGAAACACGAGCGAGTTTgcgttttcttttattcttttcattgtTTTATGCTACTCCTAAATTAGATGGCATATTGGAGATTTCAATTGACATTAAAGAGCAGCCTTTGGCTGATTTGAAGCACAGAAAACTCTGCaaatagaatatttaattaattgcaaATTTGACAACAGAGAAAATCATATAAAGAACTAAGAATACAGACAAGGAGACATGCACAGGCACACACAGacatagatacatatatagaCAGAGATATTAAAGTTGACAGGATTACTTTTTGCATCAGTAGAACTTCTTTGGTGATATCATCAGAAGGATTTGTATGGCCCATGGCTTTAAGAGTTCTTTTTGTCATTGATTTCTTAATCTTCCTCCCTGAAGATTTTCCATTTTGCTGCTCAATGTTATTGATGATAGTCTCAGCAGCACCAGACCAATAGTCACCATCAAAATATGGCAAGCGAGCTGCCGTTACCTTGGAGTGAAATTGTCCACTAGGAACAAAGAGATGGTCATATAAGTTAGTGACGTTGACCACGACATTTTCTTTGGCTGCTTTTCTTAGCATTGAATTGTACCTGCCAATCCAAATCAGCTAATACTCAAGACACACACAGAAGCATAGGAGATTCTCAAAGACAGACAgacagaaaaggaaagagaataGCCTTAGCTATGAAGATTGAAATGGAGGAAAAGACACAAAAAGGATAAGAGGAAAATGAAGCTAGTGTCTCAGGGATGTAATACTATGTCATAATGTCACCATTAGATGGTGAGCAAACAATTCGATCAGCACGTGCACACACACATGCACTTTAGGATTCTAAGTGAGAGTAGAGACAGACCATTGCCGCAACTTGTCAGATTTTGGTGTCTTCTGAATTGCTGGATGGCTATATAAGATATAATCTTCTCCCTTTAGAGGTGGGCAGGCCCATAAATAGCATGCCGCAAAACCTTGTTTCTTACAGTATTCAAGATATCCTATCTGATGAATGAAAAAGacaatgagaaaaagaaataaagagaaCAGGTTGTTAATCATAAACAACAGGCATAGAAGACAACAGTATGATACCAAGATTTCATGGTAAACAAAAGTACGAAGAGCTTCTCCAGTTGCAGTTTGTCTTTCAGGCCTAAAGTATTTGACCGAGTCCAGATAAGAGATATAAACACAGCGGTGATTCGGCTGACTGCACTCTGATCCAAACTCCTGCACATACATGCCAAAAAGGCATACATCTACTCCTTCAATCTTCTGGAACAAAAGAATCACCTGAAATAGAAAACCAAATAGCCAAGTTATAAAGTAGACCTAAGATTCCCCAATACCAAAAGCACCAATTAACTTTAACACAGAAGGCCTAAACTAAACTTTCCTGAGATTTTGACCATTGAAAGCatttaaacataagaaaataagtggtatatatttcaGGAAAGCTGAAGAAAATTTAGTGGAATAACCTGGGATTGTCAAAAGGTCTAACTAAGTTTTCCTAAACTCTGAAAGGAACTATGAGGGAAATACATTGATTCCCTCATGATCTTAAACATGAACTCTCACCTTTGAGCTATATGAAAATTCATCAGGGTAATTGCCATCTCGAAAAATTTCTAAGAACTGCTTCTTCACTTTCAACTGTTTCTTAACAGATAACACCACCCTGACAACAAGGTTTTCAGCTCCAGGAACCTAGTAACAAGAGAACATTATAAGTCAATCAAATTCCTGAAGCTAAGATTGTAGATCATAAATAACAGAAATGTTCAAAATACAGGGAAACCTGAGAAACAGAACCCACAAAGACAAATCAGATTACATTGGTCTTGAGCACATAATTTATAGGtagatgattttattattaacaaaCGCACTTGTAGATATCCACAAAAGTTTTGCATGAAAATCTAATACAAGGACCATAAATGTATATTAtttgtgaaagaaaaatacatcTAAATAGATAGTTTTCCAGCAGGTTAGTTATGCATGTGTCAGAATTGGCACCTAACCTCATCAATGTTTTTTCCAATAACCTTTGCtttatcttctttctcttgCTGAAGACGTCTAAAGAGTCTTTGCTCTATGAAGTCACTAAGCAAAGTGCTTGGCAAATCTTTTGCGCCAAGAACAGTAGATTTTGGCAATGGCATATGTCCCCACCTTCTAATCTCTTCTAAGCAGCATTTGGGACATATGTACTCAGATTCCCCTTCCATATCTCTTTTATCATTGAAGAGAGCACATATCTGATGTTGCCAGCTTTTACATTTGTCACACTGGACCCActgcagaaaataaaagaaaaataaataacaaaagcaGCTTACAGTATCCCAAGGCTGAGCAAAGCAAACAAGTTTATTTGCTTACTGGTTCTTCAATTTCCTcatcattcttcttcttatccAGCTTTGCCTTGGGGATAGTTATCCCATAGAATGTGATACTCGCACCTCGAGCCTTATAACATAAAGTACAGAAAGAATGCCTCGTACCATTTTCCTCTGAGGCGTTATAATAAATCACACTGCGTTTGATGCGAGAACCACAAGATGAGCAATATATTGGAACTGGGGCTAGTAAAAGCTTATCTGCTGCACACAACTGGCATGTATTCTCATTGGCACAATGAATTTCTtgttcttccttttcttcctttgATATTCTCTAGAAGAATACACAGCAGCATATCAGCACGTGTTCAGGAAAAGAGACAGAGAGCTATATGCAGCTTTCGCAAAGTAATAGATTAAGGACATCTTATGTTATCACAAGACAGAAATCGACAATTGAAATCGTATCATGACACAAAGAAGAGACAAAGATGAACCTCAGTAAGATTGTGGGAAAACTAGACATGTATTGAGACAGCAATAGCACATGTAACACATAAATTCATATGCACAATATGCAACTACTCATAATACAGATCAACCAGACTCATGTTTGTATTCTAAcgaaaaaaaagataagaaaaaaggaaagaacgTGCATGGTTCACTTCACGTTATACAACTGGTTGAAGTGGATGTTCCAAAATATTGAAGCACGATGAAATGAAATAGGGCAGAAAGGGTGAAAGGAGAAGTAACAGCTATTCACAAGGTTTTATTCATAACTATAGATTCCAataacaattttaatatagtaaTCAAAAGCGGTCCTAATAGCAATTTTAATACAGTAATCAAAGCGCTGACAGTAATGTACTGACCTGGCCAATCCACTGCCGAAGGCTTGATATGTGGTCCTTTATTTCATCTGCAGAGAAAAATTCAATCAAGGACACACCTCTTGTCTTTGGATTCTCCGCCTTCATCTCTTCATTCATTTCAGCCTCTAAATCTGGCTTGGCAAGGTCACAATTAGATGCAATCTGTATCACCTCCTCTTTAGAAGAGGTACCAGGCTCTTCAAAGAGAGCAGGCATGGAATTAACCCTTAACTGGTCAGCCTTATCTCTTACAGAATCGACAGTTCCTCCAAAACTTCTAGAGTCTATCTCCTCTGACTTAGGAGCAACAATCAGTTCTTTAGAAGGCCTGCACAAGCTCTCAGCATTAGGACTCAAAAATTGTTCCCCAGCACTATTTCCTTTCTGATAAAACCTTGAAGGACTTTGCATGGGCCTTGTAGAAAATTCAGTGTTCCCCTCCAAAACTTCAGAATTAATAGACACAGGAGATTCTGGCCATTGCAGCAAGGGCAGAAGACCTTCAGGATCAGAGGGTTGAACAGTCAACGGGGCCAAAACAGAAGTTCTTTTATCAGATGACAACAGACTAGAGGACTTATTCACCTTCAGATGACCTGAAAATGGTAGCGAATTCTCTGAACAGTAAGAGCTGGGCTTAAATCGTTTTGTAGGTGGCAGCATGTTTTCTGAGGAGCAAGAGCCAGATCCACCAGTGTTAGTCTTGCTGGAATCCCCCAAAAAGCTACCATTTTGGTGATGATTGTGGGTTAAAGGATGATCTCGAAGAGGACCACAGATATCACAATTAGCATAGCAACATTTGTCAAAATGTGATAGAAGTGCGCAGAAATGTCTGCACTTGCAACTTCGATCTTTACAAAATGTTGAATgcaaataattaacaaaagaaactaGGCAATCCCCTGTGGGCATAGCTGAATTCTTGTGGCTAGAATATGCATGTAAGATCTTGCATTCAAAAGAATCATGTTTAGGACCAGCAATTTCCTTTGAATTGGAAAGAAGTGAAAAACTTTCTGAAGCAACATGAATGCCATGAAGTTGTTCTGAAGGGAGCTGAGAATGCATAGAAACTGCTTGTCCAGCAATTGGACTGCTAAATTCACCTTGTTGAGCAAGGTAATACATTGGTTCATCCAGATGAAAAGGCTTATTAAATTGCTCATGAGACAAATAAGGTTGCCACTGTTTCTGTTCCAGAATCTGTGCTTCAGGATTCATTCTGCTGAAGCCCATGCTAGAGAACATAGAGTCTTCTGAAATTACTTGAGAAGCATGTTCTGGGATATGCAAAACTGAATCAGTGAACTCTGAGCCTTCTCTAAAAGTAGATACAAAATCTCTGGCAGGAAGGTTCTCATTGTTTGCAACACCTGTAAGTGTCACTAGATTTAGTGTTTCCTGAGAGATATACCCCAAACAAACACTCCAATAAAGCAACAAGATGAAACAAACAAAGGGAAAATGAGTAAGATCACAGAATGAATTATAAGATGCTGCAAGCACAGGAATAACTATATGTGCATAAATGACAGCCTATATTGCAAAAATCATAAAGCCAGCAGGATAGAAAAAGAGAAGCATGTAAGCTCATTACATATAACATATTGAATAAACTATTTACGGATGATAGTTTATAGTACCAAAAACTTTATAAGGGCATACAGCTACCTTCAGCTAGACACACAGTTGTATTAGAGAAGTTGACAATCAAATACAGCTGAGAGAATTCATAGCAGATATGCTACCATAAAAGAGCTACCCAAAGGAATAAAGtgcataattataattatacctTAAGGTCATAAAGAAACTagttaaaaggaaaagaaaaaaagccaCAATCTAGCAAGTACTTTATTTGTAAGTAATTCGGTACTTGTAAATGCTGAGAATTATCTACAGTTTTTTACTAAGCAAAGCCAGGAATAGAGAACATAAACaaactataagaaaataaaaacacacaAGTGAAATTCAAACATTCTCAGGACAGTACTAGCAATCAACTGTAAATTACTCAAAATTACAACTTAGTTACTCATTAGCCATTATAGAGGTGAAAAGAACAACTGAAAAAcgaaaaactaaaatatcacTGAGACTACAAATTTTGGAGAATTTACTCAATAGTTGAACTCAAATGCACATACCCTGAGCAAGATATTGTTGTTGACAGCTATCCTTGGATGCAACCTCAAAACTATGTTGATAGTCTTGCTTGGTAAAGAATGGTCCACCATTAAAAGCTTCAACCTCGGAA comes from Ricinus communis isolate WT05 ecotype wild-type chromosome 5, ASM1957865v1, whole genome shotgun sequence and encodes:
- the LOC8277321 gene encoding nuclear matrix constituent protein 1; translation: MMFTPQRKVWSGWSLTPRSEKTGSGSDSKMNGLNNVNSGDASVLKGKSVAFAEPVTPNGVGLALDGDDVGLVEKISKLENELFDYQYNMGILLIEKKEWTSKYEELKQAIREATDALKREQAAHLIAISDAERREENLRKALGVEKQCVLDLEKAVREMRSENAELKFTADSKLAEANALIISVEEKSLEVESKLHAADAKLAEVSRKSSEIDRKSQDVESRESALRRERISFIAEKEAHESTLSRQREDLREWERKLQEGEERISKGQRIINQREERANENDRILKQKEKDLEEAQKKIDEAEVVLKNKEDEMTIRLANLTLKEKEFDATGKKLEMKEEKLRSLEESLNDREKVEIQKLIDEHTAILEVKKREFELEADQKRKSLDEELKNKVNEVEKKEAEIKHMEDKVLKREQALDKKLDKLKEKEKEFESKSKALKEKEKTIKSEEKNLENEKRQLNSDKENFLNLKAELEKIRAANEEQLLKIREEKDQLKVNEEERVEYVRLQSELKEEIEKCRLQEQLFLKEVEDLKQQKENFEREWDDLDEKRVEIEKQLKSISEQREKFEKQKASEEERIKHEKQNVEDYVIREREALEIAKESFEANMEHERSALAEKALSERQQMLHEFELQKSELGNDLQIKQEGMEKVLQEKEKLFEEEKERELKNINFLRDLARREMEEMKFERLRIEKERQEIEENKKHLQEQQLEMRDDIDKLGDLSKKLKDHREQFVKEKERFILFVEQHKSCKNCGEITSEFVLSDLISSQEIEKAVLLPNQGLIQSATGNCNQNLAATAVQDNDISPSAGRSASPVSWLRKCTSKIFSFSPGNKMEPAAVQNLTAPLLAEDREEPSKRLDFTAHEPELSFTIGNDSLDVQRIQSDSSIREAEAVQDFSIDDKSNINNEAIQVPEGTQPSNVKLGRQIHKRGRPRVSRTRSMKAVVQDAKAILGESLELNTETEDSSHLKAESRGESNLADEKISRNARKRKSTRASQNTVSEHGDGDGDESEGHSDSITAGKRRKRQQKVAIVQTPGEKRYNLRRPKKGAKPLSDIGREDKEEGGVRGPTSTGIASENGGNARFEQLEVVSDTDADSTRNLVEYAALSEEVNGTPDEGGEFGVAEEYRSESHRGDEDDEEDEDEDESVHPGEASIGKKLWTFFTT